The genomic interval AGCTGCTCGAGCAAAGTGTCGGACTGCTCCAGAATTGCTGCCAGCTGTTCGTTACCTGCCAGCCCCCGTATTTCTTCCAAGTGAGCTTTGGATGGACGCTGGGGCAGGGGCGGATCGCCACCGGCATGATCGGCCAATTCTGCAAGCCTGGCAAGAAATTGCCCGGCTACTGAGGATTCCTCGCCCGCTTTACAGTTAAACCCAGCAGTTTGGAAAAGATTTCGCAGCTTCATGCGGCTGCGGACATCTATGGTTACCGTTTCTACTCGGAAGTCGGTGGCCGAAATCTTGGCTTGATCCAATTGACCGCGGTCAAGTTGCACACCTTTATACAGAGCGCGGAGGTGTCCAGTGGTAAATAGCGTAATCAAAGCAGCATCAATAGCATCACGCGGCCAACCATAAGGTGCTTTTTCAAAGGTTTCGCGAATTTCCTTGCCTGTCTTGCCAGAACCAATGCCAGAAAGAATAGCCGAACAGACTGGGTGTTTTTCGGGCGCATCATTCCACCCTACAGCTTGGAAGGCGGCTTCGTCGCCATTCTTAGCTCGATTAATAACGGCTGGCCACCTGTCGTCATCGGCCTCTCGAAACTCTCGAAACAGGCGATCTAAGGAGGCCTCAGCGGCTTCGCGTATTCTTTCCTCCAGGGAATGCTCAACCCGCTCCTGACCCCCACCCTGGAACACTTTAGCCGCATTAATTACCTCCCGAATAATGCTGTCTCGGGTGGCCTCTGCCATTCTCATGCGGGTAACCATGGCATCGTGAGCTTCCCGTCCCGGATCTGAGCTAGGGGTACCCTTAAACTCGATGGTTGCCTTAGCCGCCTCGTATTCGAGAATGGCTTTTTTCAGATCCTCGGCGCTCAACTTGGGGATATACACGAAAATGGTCGGGCTATCGCTACCCGCAGCCCGGGCATCGGCCACTACAGCGCTTTCGCTTTCTCCCCAGCCATCGCGAACCCAGACCGGGATCTCATTGCCCTTGGCCTCGGGTGGTTCACTGCCAAAATAAATCGCCAGCTTACGCGGCTCCTTGCACTTCCCCTGGAGGAGTCTGATGTTTCCAAGGACGTCCATACAAGCCGAATTCAACAGTGCCGAACGTTTGCTAGACAAAGCTGTAAAGTCGCTATTTAGCCGGGTTTGCCGGTTGCGGAATTCGCGGTCCCATTCACTGCTTTCCCTAGTCTGCAGACTGTATTCTTCATCCAGCTTAATGAGCTTCCCCTGCTCAACCAATTCCTCGAGAATCCGGGGAATCTCTCTCCGCAAGGTAGGCCCGTCATTGGCTAGATCGCTGATCAAAAGGTCCGCCAACATGTCGGCAGTGGCACGGACGCCAATGTCGGCGATGCCTTCGCGAGGGAGCTTGCGAATGAGGAATATGAGGGCGCAGAGGCGTTTGGCTAACGAGCCCTCCGGCGTCCCATCCTCTAGGTTACGAATGATCTCATCGATCTCCCGTAAGAGAACCCCAGTGCGCAGCAAATCCGGCTGGAGTTGGTCAAAAATGAAGTCCGCCGGTATGACCGTACCCAAAGGTTGGGCGGCAACCTCCCGCACAGCATCGTGAACAATGCGCAGTTGGGTACGCAGTTGGCTGCTAGTCCCGGGAATGTCAACAGAGCGAAGGACATGCTCCCAGAACCGGCGCCGGGTAGGCAGAAGCGGGTAATCTTCAACAATGATGTTCCGATCTTCGCTTCGAGGGGCAATTCGGGTACTCACAAGCTGGCGTTCAATTTCGCCAGCGTGGGCGGTCAATACTTCTTCGATGCTTTTAAGCTTGTCTGCCTTTTTAGCCAGCACTACCCGGCGAGTAACAGTCTCGACATCCGTGTCAGAAAGTTCCACGGGTACGGTAAAACGATCCTTTAATCTCTGGAGAAGCGGAAGGCTGCCGCTTAGCGCCGTTTGGCCAGCGCCTACAAGCAGTATCCGGCTATCAAGCTGCTTACAAAGGGCCTCAGCTACCTCTTGAACATCATATGAACGAGCCGTGCTGTCACCGATAAACAGCTGGATTTCGTCCAGCACAATTGCCGTACAGGGAAGCTGGCCGTCTACAGATAGGACATCCCGAATGATGCGAATAAACTCGGTCGTCGGGATATCGTCCGCATCGGGAAACTGAGTACGAATGGTAACCCGCACCTGTTTGGGATCTGGGGCAAAATTAGGGTCGGCCTCAAGCAGCGCTTGAGCCAACACCGGGCTAGCGTATAGATGGCGTAGCTCGTGTCGAAAATCCTTACCTTGGTCTTCAACGAGCCTCCTGACCTTATCATAGATTCCGTTTTCTTGTAGCCAAAGGCAAAACTGCGCCTGCGGCAAAGACTCCGGCAGGCCCTTCGACCGGAAGATGATACTGAGAACAGCAAGGCGGAGACTCTTCCCTCCTCCAGACGGCAGCGTCCCTGCCGCGGCATGAAGTCCACCACATCTTTTCCCTAGAGTATCAAGCTCTTTAAGAAGATCCTTTACTTCAACTGGTAGCGAAGCTAATTCCCGAGCAGTGGCTCCATCCGTACCGAGCTTGGTGTTAACCCACAAATGACGCAGCATTTTCAGGAGATGGGACTTACCGCTGCCGAAAAAGCCACTCACCCAAACAGCTGGCTGGCTGGTGGAATTCACATTGCTCAAGTAAGACTCTAGGATACGTATGAGTCCATCTTTGTATTGTCCTTCGCAAACGAAATGCTCCAATTCATAGCGGAGGGTTTCAATCTCCTTTGAGGTTGTCGCTTCCGCAACTGTGGCTACTCCGTCGTTAACTAGCCTTGAAGCAACGGGGTCACGCTGGAAGATCTCATAGTTTCTCATAGGTCATTCACCCCATTATGTAAGGTGATGGGAATGGCCAAGTAATTCCACCCATCTCGGGCATCAAGTAAGCGGTAATTGTTGTTTTCAAATTCGCCGGGGAAAAACACTAGCAGTCGACCACGGATATCCCGTACAACCTCCCTCAAAACAAGCGAAAGCTTGGTAAACCCATATAGACTGGCCACGCCATAGACAGCAACTACAGTATTAGCGTCAACATCCTTATCAGTGAGCGCTTGGCGGAGCTCTTCAGCTGCAAAATGTAGAAACTCGGTTTCAAGCGGCATCGCTAAGTCTTCCGGCTCTTGGAAGTAGATTTCCTTGTATTCCAAGGAGCACATCCACCGGGCAAAGGTCTTGGTGAAGTCCACCAACTTCCACTTATGTCCGGCACCAACGGTGGCCATTTCAAAGAGCTCTAGCCTAGCCCGAATTCTTCGCTCCTCGGCCTTAGGATAGACAATAAAGATGGTCCTTTGCTCACCAGCTAGATTCCGCTGCCATGGTGTAGCGATGTGGTTGCGATAGCGGTTAGCTAGCTCCTCAATTCTTCCCACGGATCAATCTCCTTTCATCCTCAGTCAGCATCCGGTCAACTGAAACCTCGATCATGCCCCCAGCATACCTGATATCCAAAAAGCCAAGGCGCTTAGCCTCCACCGCTAGGGAGGTAAACTCTTCCGCCGAGGTATCCAGCACCCTGGCCCATAGTGTTTTGAACAGACCAGGCCCCCGAGCACCCAGCAAGTAACCCAAAAGGAGAGCATAGCTGGTAACGATAGGCGTAGGCTCAACCTTCTGACGAATCTTCCGAACCCGTCCTTTTAGGTGACCGGATTGGGTCCAGGAGGAAGAAGCGTTGCGCACGACCTTATCAAGCGTACGGTCATTGAATCTATTCCTCGTGTTTTCCCGAAGAGCGTCAATCATTTGCTGCCGGGCCAGTTCCTCTCCAGGCCGCATTTGCAAGATGGGCAAAGAGGTGACCCGCAACAGAGGATCTCTAGCCATAGCGGCAAGCAAACCTAGGAGGGGACGCCCTTTTTCGTCCATGTCCCAGAAGCAACGTAAAACCCTAAATATAGCTAGCGATGGATCAAGACCGTATAACTCCCGCATCCGCTGGCTAGAAATTCTTCGATTTGCGACTGTCCGCTTCCCCAAGCAATTATTGCCAACAATGGCGTTCACGTATATGTCACGGGTGGCCTTTTCGCCGCATTGCTGAAATAGCAACGACAGATCTCTTATCATGATAGTCCTGCTAGTATGAGTGCCTTTGTCACCAAAGCGGAAACCGAGCTGCTCCCAAAAGGTATAGGGTGGGGGAGCTTGACCTTGCATGGCTTCGACCAGAATCGGATCATTAGTCACGTATGTTGCACCGCCTTTTTCGCCGGCAAGTTTGCCGTCAAACTTATCCTAACTTATTTTGGAAGGCTTAGCAAGAATAAGAGTGGAACTTTTCTGTTTACTGGAAGTTTGATAGCTGGAGAACTGGGTACTGGTAGCAACAGGCTTTCTTTTGGCCTCCTGCGCGAACGTCAAAAGGGACAAGGGAATTGGTTCCCTTGTCCCCTTATGCTCGATTTTGGCCTAGCGCCCACACTGCCGTTTCTTTATCACCCGGTCATTAGCCAGCGCGGAAGGCATGGGTGTGCCTACTCTGGTATCTACTCCACCGTCACGCTCTTGGCCAGGTTGCGGGGTTGATCGACGTCGCAGCCGCGGGCAACGGCAGCATAGTAGGCCAAAAGCTGCAGCGGGATGACCGCCAGGATGGGCACCCACTGGGGCGCCGTCTGGGGCAGGACCAGCATCTCATCCACCGCCTCGGCCACCTGGCTTTCCACCTCCGGCACCGTCACGCCGATGGTCCAGCCGCCCCGGGCTTTGACTTCCTTGATGTTGCTGATGGTCTTCTCGGCCAGGTGGGGCTGGGTAACCAAGCAGACGACCGGCACCCCTTCCTCAATGAGGGCCAGGGTTCCGTGCTTCAGCTCCCCGGCGGCATAGGCCTCGGCGTGAATATAGGAGATTTCCTTGAGCTTGAGCGCCCCTTCCAGGGCCGCAGCATAGTCAAGCCCCCGGCCGATGAAGAAGGCGTTTTGATGCTGGGCGATCCGCTGCGCCAGCCCCCGCACCTGCTGGCTGAGATCCAGGGTTTGCTGGGCCTTCCGGGGTATCTCCGCTAGCTCAGCCCCCAGCCAAGCCAGCTCCCGCCGGTCAAAGGTACGGCTGCAGCGAATTTGAGCCAAATACAGGCCGATCAGGCCTAAGGCCAAAAGCTGGGTGGTATAAGCCTTGGTAGAAGCTACGGCTATCTCCGGCCCGGCCCAGGTATAGAGGACATGGTCGGCTTCCCGGGATACCGAGCTTCCCACCACGTTGGTAATGGCCAGCACTCGGCTGCCCCGCCCCTTGGCCTCGCGCAGCGCCGCCAGGGTGTCGGCGGTCTCGCCCGACTGGCTGACCACCGTCACCAAGGTCTCCGGCCCCAAAAGGGGCACGTCCCGGTAGCGAAACTCCGAGGCCAGGTCCACCTCCACCGGCAGGCCCACCAGGTGCTCCCACAGGCGCTTCCCCACCATGGCGGCATGGTAAGCGGTACCGCAAGCTACGCCGTGGATCTGCCGCAAGCTGTTGATATAGTCCTTCTCAAGCCCTAGCTCCTCAAGGCTAGGAAGAAAGCCTAAACCGCCTTCGCCGGGTGTAAGCCGCCCGGCCAGAGTATCGCGCAGGGCGCGGGGCTGCTCAAAGATCTCTTTGAGCATGAAGTGGTCCCAGCCTTCCCGCTCCGCCGCCTTGGCATCCCACTTGACCCGGAAGATCTCCTTAGTCACCGGCAAGCCATCGGGACCAAAAACTTCAGCCCCACCGCGGCTCAGGCGGATGACCTCGCCATCGTCAATCAGGAGAGTATCCCGGGTGTACGGCAACAAGGCCGGGATGTCGGAAGCCAGGAAATATTCCCCATCATTTAAGCCTACCACCAGCGGGCTATCCTTGCGGGCGGCTACGATCTCTCCCGGAGCTGCCTCGGAGATCACCGCCAGGGCGTACGACCCCCGTACCGCCTCCACCGCCGCCCGGACCGCCTCCAGGAGGCTTCCGCGCTCCTTTAAATACTTCTCGATCAGGTGGGCCAGGACTTCGGTATCGGTTTCGGAGGTAAAAACGTGGCCTTCCGCCAAGAGCTTGACCTTTAGCTCCTGGTAATTCTCAATGATCCCGTTATGAACCACCGCCAGCGTGCCCGAGCAGTCGGTGTGGGGGTGGGCATTGGTATCGGAAGGCGCTCCGTGGGTGGCCCACCGGGTATGGCCAATGCCGATGTTGCTGGCGACATGGGTTTGACTAAGCTTTTCCTCAAGAACTGCCAACTTACCTTTAGCTTTATTTACTTTAAGCTTGTTATCGTTAAGCACGGCAATGCCAGCTGAATCGTAGCCGCGGTATTCCAGCCGGTGCAGGCCTTCAAGCAACACAGGTACCACCGGCCGGCTACCTACATAGCCAACTATTCCGCACATCTCGTCTCCTTTCTCCTACCCAGCGTCCTTTGTCCCCGCGATTGCTCACGGGCTTTGTAACGCCTTTAACGGTCGTAGGCGACCGGAGGGCATCCGCCGAAAGCTTCGATAAACCCTCACCTCGTCGACCGCTAAACCCTGGAGGCTAGCGGTCCTGGCGCTAACCAGATTCCTCGGCGACCTTTTTTAAAATATGGGACTCGCCCTTCCTCGACTTACCCTTTCATTCTCACCCCCTAGCCATAATTGGCTCGCTCTTTTCATGCCTGGTTGGGCGGCGGCTAGGTTAGATACCTTTCCACCACTTCTTTTAGACCGCCTAAAATCGATTTGAGTTCCCCTTCATCAGGACCTTCGGCCATCAGCCTCAACACCGGCTCGGTCCCCGAAGGCCGTACCAATATCCGCCCCCGGCCCGCCAGCTGCTCTTGGGCCGCTTGGACTGCCTCCTTGAGAGGCTGGCAATGGTCGAGGCCGTTTTTGTCCCGCACCCGCACATTGACCATCAACTGGGGCAAGCGCTGCATCTGCTTAGCCAGCTCGGACAGGTCGGCGCCAGTGGCCGAGATCACCTGTAAAAGCTCTAGAGAGGTAAGCAGGCCATCGCCGGTGGTTTGATTATCCAAAAAGATTACATGGCCCGATTGTTCACCGCCCAGAGCGGCCCCGCTCTTCAGCATTTCCTCAAGGACGTAGCGGTCCCCAACCTTGGTCTGAATTACCTCCACCCCTTCCTTCTGGAAGGCCTGGTGTAGGCCTAGGTTGCTCATCACCGTCACCACCACCCGGTCATTCAAAAGCCGCTTTTGGCGCTTACGCTCGAGCCCGCAGATGACCATGATGGCATCGCCATCCACCAGGTTGCCTCGCTCATCCACGGCAATGACCCGATCGGCATCCCCGTCATAGGCTAGCCCCAGATCGGCGCCATGGTGGACTACCGCCTGCTGCAGCTGGGCCGGATGGGTGGAGCCGCAGGCGGAGTTGATATTGACTCCATCAGGGCTGGCATTGATAACCACCACCTCCGCCCCCAAATCGCCCAGTAAATTGGGGGCCAGCCGGTAGGAAGCCCCGTTGGCGCAATCCACCACTATGCGCAGGCCCGCCAAGTTAGAGGGTATGGCTTCCTCCAGATAATCGATGTAACGCAAGGGGGCATCGGGAAGTTCAACTACCCTCCCCACCTCTTTGCCTACCGGCGCCGGGGTAGCATCCCAAGCTGAGGTAGCTATGGCCTGCTCAATTTTTTCTTCCACCGCATCTGGGAGCTTGAACCCATTGCCGCCAAAGAACTTGATGCCGTTATCTTCCATGGGATTGTGGGAAGCAGAGATGACCACTCCCGCATCGGCACCTAAAAGCCGGGTCAACACTGCCACCCCCGGGGTAGGAACTACCCCCACCTTGAGCACATCTCCACCCATGGAACAAATCCCGGCCACCAAGGCTGCCTCCAGCATATCCCCGGAGATGCGGGTATCCCGCCCCAACACGATGCGGGGGCGCCGGTTGCCCTCGGAAAGCACCAGAGCCCCAGCTCGACCCAACTTAAAGGCCAATTCCGCTGAGAGCTCCCGATTGGCCACCCCCCGAACTCCGTCGGTACCAAAGAGATTACCCAAAACTTTCTCCCCCCGCTTGCCAAGTCATGTTGATGTTCCGCGGCTTAAACTATGTGGCGGCCTGCTGATTATGGCCGCGCCCATTATATCAGTTATGCCTCGCCTCATACTATATGTTTATGCGCCAGCGCGCCTATTGGGCCCCAGTCTGGCTCAAGCCTAAGGGCTTGGGCGGAAACTCCTAGATTGCCTGGCCTTTGCTACTGCCATCACAGCCGGGACGCCACTGCCCCCGCGGCTGCCAAAGCCTAGGCCCCGCCTGCGGTTTTGCCTATCTCCACCACCGCCATCACCTGGAGAGTTCCCGGCAAGTTAGTCTGGGCCGGCACCTGAAGCTTGACCTCCTGGGTAATGGTGCGTTTGGCCCCACTGATATCGATAGGCTCAGTATTGATGGCCAGGAGCTGGTCCAGCACGTTCTGGGGTCCAAAAACCACCACCGTCTGAGGGCTGACCAGGATGCGCTGAACCTGATAGCCAGGCGCTACTTGCCCGCTCACCTGCACCCTTACCGGCAACACTCGGCTGGGCTGCTCGGCCACGATGGGGATCCATACCGAGGCGGTGGCCGGGGTAATCTCCACCCACTCGTCCAGGTATTGGCCATTCTTACTCTGGGCCCGGAGCGGAACCTCGCCCCGGAAATCCTGATTGCGCCCAGAAAGGTCCACTTCCGCTACGATGCGCTGGACTTGGCTTAAAACCGCCTCGGGCCCGCTCACCGTTACCTGGGAAGGGCTGAGTACCGGCTCTGCCGCCTGCACCCCGGCCGCCACCTTGCCCTTGGCTACCAGCTCTACCTCCACGGGCCGAGAGGCCTTCTGGTCGATGATTACTTCCGCCTGGGCCGGTTCCACCGCCACCAGCTTCAAGGAAGGCGGCACCGTCACCTGCACCGGCACGGTATTGGCCCCCAGGTGCACCCCACCCAGGTTTAGGTAAGCTTGGATCTCCCGGGGGAGCACATGGTCCACGGTTCCCCCCTTTCCCTGCACCCGCACCTGGACGCGACTGGGCTTTTGGGCCACGACCAAATTATCAGCTAGCTGCCGGACCTCCAAAGGCACATCCAGGACATTTTCCCGCACCGGGTTGGTGGCCACAGCCACATAGAACCATAGCCCCACCGCAATGGCCACCGAAAGTATCTTTAAGAATAAGTCCGAGTTCCAAAAATCCTTCACTCTTTAACCCTCCGGCCCCACCACGGAGTGGAATTGGGTTCAGCGATCAACAGTTCTTGCAGGAGCTGGCGCAAATCGTTGGCCTCTAGGTAGCGGGTGAGCTTCCCATCTTCCGCCACCGAGATGGCCCCTGTCTCCTCGGAAACGATTACCACCACCGCATCCGAGATTTCCGATATGCCGAGGCCGGCCCGATGGCGGGTG from Clostridia bacterium carries:
- the brxC gene encoding BREX system P-loop protein BrxC gives rise to the protein MRNYEIFQRDPVASRLVNDGVATVAEATTSKEIETLRYELEHFVCEGQYKDGLIRILESYLSNVNSTSQPAVWVSGFFGSGKSHLLKMLRHLWVNTKLGTDGATARELASLPVEVKDLLKELDTLGKRCGGLHAAAGTLPSGGGKSLRLAVLSIIFRSKGLPESLPQAQFCLWLQENGIYDKVRRLVEDQGKDFRHELRHLYASPVLAQALLEADPNFAPDPKQVRVTIRTQFPDADDIPTTEFIRIIRDVLSVDGQLPCTAIVLDEIQLFIGDSTARSYDVQEVAEALCKQLDSRILLVGAGQTALSGSLPLLQRLKDRFTVPVELSDTDVETVTRRVVLAKKADKLKSIEEVLTAHAGEIERQLVSTRIAPRSEDRNIIVEDYPLLPTRRRFWEHVLRSVDIPGTSSQLRTQLRIVHDAVREVAAQPLGTVIPADFIFDQLQPDLLRTGVLLREIDEIIRNLEDGTPEGSLAKRLCALIFLIRKLPREGIADIGVRATADMLADLLISDLANDGPTLRREIPRILEELVEQGKLIKLDEEYSLQTRESSEWDREFRNRQTRLNSDFTALSSKRSALLNSACMDVLGNIRLLQGKCKEPRKLAIYFGSEPPEAKGNEIPVWVRDGWGESESAVVADARAAGSDSPTIFVYIPKLSAEDLKKAILEYEAAKATIEFKGTPSSDPGREAHDAMVTRMRMAEATRDSIIREVINAAKVFQGGGQERVEHSLEERIREAAEASLDRLFREFREADDDRWPAVINRAKNGDEAAFQAVGWNDAPEKHPVCSAILSGIGSGKTGKEIRETFEKAPYGWPRDAIDAALITLFTTGHLRALYKGVQLDRGQLDQAKISATDFRVETVTIDVRSRMKLRNLFQTAGFNCKAGEESSVAGQFLARLAELADHAGGDPPLPQRPSKAHLEEIRGLAGNEQLAAILEQSDTLLEQL
- a CDS encoding DUF1788 domain-containing protein, whose protein sequence is MGRIEELANRYRNHIATPWQRNLAGEQRTIFIVYPKAEERRIRARLELFEMATVGAGHKWKLVDFTKTFARWMCSLEYKEIYFQEPEDLAMPLETEFLHFAAEELRQALTDKDVDANTVVAVYGVASLYGFTKLSLVLREVVRDIRGRLLVFFPGEFENNNYRLLDARDGWNYLAIPITLHNGVNDL
- the glmS gene encoding glutamine--fructose-6-phosphate transaminase (isomerizing), which codes for MCGIVGYVGSRPVVPVLLEGLHRLEYRGYDSAGIAVLNDNKLKVNKAKGKLAVLEEKLSQTHVASNIGIGHTRWATHGAPSDTNAHPHTDCSGTLAVVHNGIIENYQELKVKLLAEGHVFTSETDTEVLAHLIEKYLKERGSLLEAVRAAVEAVRGSYALAVISEAAPGEIVAARKDSPLVVGLNDGEYFLASDIPALLPYTRDTLLIDDGEVIRLSRGGAEVFGPDGLPVTKEIFRVKWDAKAAEREGWDHFMLKEIFEQPRALRDTLAGRLTPGEGGLGFLPSLEELGLEKDYINSLRQIHGVACGTAYHAAMVGKRLWEHLVGLPVEVDLASEFRYRDVPLLGPETLVTVVSQSGETADTLAALREAKGRGSRVLAITNVVGSSVSREADHVLYTWAGPEIAVASTKAYTTQLLALGLIGLYLAQIRCSRTFDRRELAWLGAELAEIPRKAQQTLDLSQQVRGLAQRIAQHQNAFFIGRGLDYAAALEGALKLKEISYIHAEAYAAGELKHGTLALIEEGVPVVCLVTQPHLAEKTISNIKEVKARGGWTIGVTVPEVESQVAEAVDEMLVLPQTAPQWVPILAVIPLQLLAYYAAVARGCDVDQPRNLAKSVTVE
- a CDS encoding phosphoglucosamine mutase, translating into MGNLFGTDGVRGVANRELSAELAFKLGRAGALVLSEGNRRPRIVLGRDTRISGDMLEAALVAGICSMGGDVLKVGVVPTPGVAVLTRLLGADAGVVISASHNPMEDNGIKFFGGNGFKLPDAVEEKIEQAIATSAWDATPAPVGKEVGRVVELPDAPLRYIDYLEEAIPSNLAGLRIVVDCANGASYRLAPNLLGDLGAEVVVINASPDGVNINSACGSTHPAQLQQAVVHHGADLGLAYDGDADRVIAVDERGNLVDGDAIMVICGLERKRQKRLLNDRVVVTVMSNLGLHQAFQKEGVEVIQTKVGDRYVLEEMLKSGAALGGEQSGHVIFLDNQTTGDGLLTSLELLQVISATGADLSELAKQMQRLPQLMVNVRVRDKNGLDHCQPLKEAVQAAQEQLAGRGRILVRPSGTEPVLRLMAEGPDEGELKSILGGLKEVVERYLT